The Desulfurobacterium indicum genome has a segment encoding these proteins:
- the rpoZ gene encoding DNA-directed RNA polymerase subunit omega → MSKRIPLEKVVEKVGNYYETVHVAAKRARFLYEQDSYTFGVDIKGEKHKKTVIALLEIAEGKICPKEE, encoded by the coding sequence ATGTCTAAGAGAATTCCACTTGAAAAGGTTGTAGAAAAAGTTGGAAATTACTACGAAACTGTTCATGTAGCTGCGAAAAGAGCCCGTTTCCTTTACGAACAGGATTCTTACACGTTCGGAGTCGATATTAAGGGAGAAAAGCATAAAAAAACCGTAATCGCTCTTCTTGAAATAGCCGAAGGAAAAATCTGCCCTAAGGAAGAGTGA
- a CDS encoding dihydroorotate dehydrogenase electron transfer subunit encodes MKVKVVENRQLSEKDFLLSVSLPEKEIKAIKPGQFAMVQVRKENQLDPLLRRPLGIFDVESDIVSFIYRIVGRGTKFLSEIKDEVDVILPLGNYIEENVEKYLFIAGGIGIGGIFLAAKRFHQKGKKVTVIYGGRKENDLSALPFLEQYQIPYIAMTEDGSKGKKGLVTDILEKFKDHRWIACGPTGMLKAVKGKADKLKADCFLSLDTRMACGVGSCLGCVIRTKEGYKRVCVDGPIFKADFVEL; translated from the coding sequence ATGAAGGTTAAAGTAGTAGAAAACAGACAGTTATCCGAAAAAGATTTTCTATTATCTGTTTCGCTCCCGGAAAAAGAGATTAAGGCGATTAAACCAGGGCAATTTGCCATGGTGCAGGTTAGAAAAGAAAACCAGCTCGACCCACTACTAAGAAGACCGCTTGGAATATTTGACGTGGAAAGTGACATTGTAAGTTTTATATACCGGATCGTCGGAAGAGGAACAAAATTTTTAAGCGAAATTAAAGACGAAGTTGATGTAATTCTCCCCTTAGGTAACTACATAGAAGAAAATGTCGAAAAATATCTGTTCATAGCAGGTGGAATAGGTATAGGAGGTATTTTTCTGGCGGCGAAAAGATTCCATCAAAAAGGTAAAAAAGTAACTGTCATCTACGGTGGCAGGAAAGAAAACGACCTTTCGGCATTGCCCTTTTTGGAACAATACCAGATACCTTACATAGCAATGACAGAAGACGGTTCAAAAGGGAAAAAAGGACTGGTTACTGACATTCTAGAAAAATTTAAAGACCACAGGTGGATAGCATGCGGACCTACTGGAATGCTCAAAGCTGTTAAGGGAAAGGCAGACAAACTTAAAGCTGACTGTTTTTTATCTCTTGATACACGTATGGCGTGCGGTGTAGGTAGTTGCCTTGGATGTGTTATAAGAACAAAAGAAGGATACAAAAGAGTCTGTGTTGATGGCCCGATATTCAAAGCCGACTTTGTAGAGCTTTAG
- a CDS encoding carboxylate-amine ligase, with amino-acid sequence MEKVKIILPYFLCYMILFSTVVMVEYYSNIIFERFVVKFNPSKPYTVGLELEVQLVDSFTFELTEKSFVLFDKASEKLSSVLHKEFLQSMVEIVSPPCNSSKEATNILREAYEEVKKIGEEEGFYPLLLGTHPFADPCEIRITKDKRYERLLKEFQIVLKNFLIFGLHIHVGVESERELWEAFNMTLKYLPLFIALSSSSPFYKGRFTGLHSYRLKIFEQLPRAGVPEQFFSTEEFEGMFNVLKNSGFVESLKDIWWDVRPRPDYGTIELRVCDSIPDFNRIEAIADFFRLLVAWSKDKKMGRFYHQVVKQNRWNAVRHGLEGMFIDADGVENINSRIHGLVEEFDREGLIERLGIRVDNLYNVLSGFPISYRMVEAYKKGESIRKLAKFGLAE; translated from the coding sequence ATGGAAAAAGTAAAAATAATTCTACCCTATTTTCTCTGCTATATGATTTTATTCTCGACAGTAGTTATGGTAGAATATTATTCTAATATTATATTTGAGAGGTTTGTCGTGAAATTTAATCCTTCTAAACCTTATACTGTTGGTCTTGAGCTTGAAGTTCAGCTGGTTGATTCGTTTACTTTCGAGCTGACAGAAAAATCTTTTGTTCTGTTTGATAAGGCTTCTGAAAAATTATCTTCCGTTTTACATAAAGAGTTTCTTCAGTCTATGGTTGAAATTGTTTCTCCTCCGTGTAATTCTTCTAAAGAGGCAACGAATATTTTGAGAGAGGCTTATGAAGAGGTTAAAAAAATAGGTGAGGAAGAAGGATTTTATCCTCTCTTGCTCGGGACACATCCGTTTGCCGATCCGTGTGAGATAAGGATTACAAAGGATAAAAGGTATGAGAGATTACTAAAAGAATTCCAGATAGTTTTGAAGAACTTTTTAATTTTTGGATTGCATATTCATGTAGGTGTAGAATCGGAAAGAGAACTATGGGAAGCTTTTAACATGACTCTTAAATATCTTCCCCTGTTTATAGCACTTTCTTCTTCATCGCCTTTTTATAAGGGAAGATTTACAGGACTTCACAGCTACAGGCTTAAAATTTTTGAACAGCTTCCAAGGGCTGGTGTTCCGGAGCAGTTTTTTTCAACGGAAGAGTTTGAGGGAATGTTTAACGTTTTGAAAAATTCGGGTTTCGTTGAGAGTTTAAAAGATATATGGTGGGATGTGAGACCAAGGCCTGACTATGGAACAATAGAGCTGAGAGTATGTGATTCTATCCCCGATTTTAACAGAATAGAGGCTATTGCTGACTTTTTTAGGTTGCTTGTTGCCTGGTCTAAAGATAAGAAGATGGGAAGGTTTTACCACCAGGTTGTGAAGCAAAACAGGTGGAATGCTGTAAGACACGGTCTTGAGGGTATGTTTATCGATGCTGATGGAGTTGAGAATATTAATAGCAGGATTCACGGACTTGTTGAAGAGTTTGATAGGGAAGGATTGATAGAAAGGCTTGGAATAAGAGTCGATAATCTGTACAATGTCCTGAGCGGGTTTCCAATTTCTTACAGGATGGTGGAAGCTTATAAGAAAGGGGAATCTATTAGAAAGCTGGCAAAGTTTGGATTGGCTGAATGA